From Selenomonas sp. AB3002, one genomic window encodes:
- a CDS encoding molybdopterin-dependent oxidoreductase — translation MKFSRRDFLKAIAVSAAMLAAGCGNKRDTQKGPVEQKDAEKWVKGVCRYCGTGCGVLAGVTGGKIVAVKGDPDCAVNKGRLCVKGILLPKIMDTKDRAKKPLIRKDGKLVEASWDEAMNLIVEKFKESIEKYGPDSVGFYGSGQTFAEETYTMQKIFRAGIGTNNVEGNPRTCMASAVAGFVTTYGADEPMGTYADIEAADTFFLIGSNSAEAHPVLFSRIVDRKNSDPNVKIIVADPRKTRTADIADYYLPFIPSRDLAMMNAMAQVIVEEGLTDEKFIADHTEFMKGASDKLTYEEYKAFLQDYTPEKVEAACGIPAATIREVARLFADPKRNTMSMWCMGFNQRTRGVWANNLVHNLHLLTGKICKPGNTPFSLTGQPSACGSVRETGGLSHILPAHRFVANEKHRNELEEIWGVPKGTMPSKPGYHTLEMFKAAVTGDLKCLWVMTTNPGQSLPNLNYYRPGMEKVFLVVSEAYHPTRTSELADVVLPAALWMEKEGVYGNGERRTNHIAKAVEPPGEARSDLETIIDFGKRMGFEKLVPFKTPEEVWAEYQKCQAGTDMQMASYRRLREGHGFTWPVAPDPDSSPETYIRYAEGYDPYVKEGEGIKFYCRKNNRAVIYARPQIDAQEMPDAEYPFFLTTGRMLEHWHTATMTGNVPELKNAAPEMYVEVNEEDAKRLGISEGDLVNITSRRATCKFKAKINGRGKPMPGLVYVSFHDPEDDRLINKVLLDAFDPGSKQPEYKVCAVQIAKA, via the coding sequence ATGAAATTTTCAAGAAGAGATTTTTTGAAGGCTATAGCAGTTTCGGCCGCCATGCTGGCTGCCGGCTGCGGCAACAAGCGTGACACGCAGAAGGGCCCTGTGGAGCAGAAGGATGCGGAGAAGTGGGTCAAGGGCGTCTGCCGTTATTGCGGCACCGGCTGCGGCGTGCTGGCAGGCGTCACTGGCGGCAAGATCGTAGCCGTGAAGGGTGACCCGGATTGCGCCGTGAACAAGGGTCGCCTCTGCGTGAAGGGCATTCTGTTGCCCAAAATCATGGATACCAAGGACAGGGCCAAGAAGCCCCTGATCAGGAAGGACGGCAAGCTGGTGGAGGCCAGCTGGGATGAGGCCATGAACCTCATTGTGGAGAAGTTCAAGGAATCTATCGAGAAATACGGTCCGGACTCTGTGGGCTTCTATGGCTCCGGCCAGACCTTTGCCGAGGAAACCTACACCATGCAGAAGATTTTCCGGGCTGGCATCGGCACCAACAATGTGGAGGGCAATCCCCGCACCTGTATGGCCAGCGCCGTGGCAGGCTTTGTCACCACCTACGGGGCAGATGAGCCCATGGGCACCTATGCGGATATCGAGGCGGCGGATACATTCTTCCTCATTGGCTCCAACTCTGCCGAGGCTCACCCGGTGCTGTTCTCCCGCATTGTGGACAGGAAGAACAGCGACCCCAATGTGAAGATCATCGTGGCAGATCCCCGCAAGACCCGCACGGCAGATATTGCGGACTATTACCTGCCCTTCATTCCCAGCCGGGATCTGGCCATGATGAACGCCATGGCCCAGGTCATTGTGGAGGAAGGGCTGACGGACGAGAAGTTCATCGCTGACCATACGGAATTCATGAAAGGGGCCAGCGATAAGCTCACCTATGAGGAGTACAAGGCCTTCCTGCAGGATTATACCCCGGAGAAAGTGGAGGCAGCCTGCGGCATACCTGCCGCAACCATCCGTGAGGTGGCCAGGCTCTTTGCTGACCCCAAGCGCAATACCATGTCCATGTGGTGCATGGGCTTCAACCAGCGCACCCGGGGCGTCTGGGCCAACAATCTGGTGCACAACCTGCATCTCTTGACAGGCAAAATCTGCAAGCCAGGCAATACGCCCTTCTCCCTGACGGGGCAGCCCAGTGCCTGCGGCAGCGTCCGCGAGACAGGCGGCCTTTCCCATATTCTGCCCGCCCATCGTTTTGTGGCCAACGAGAAGCACAGGAACGAGCTGGAGGAAATCTGGGGCGTGCCCAAGGGGACCATGCCCTCCAAGCCCGGCTACCATACCCTGGAGATGTTCAAAGCCGCCGTCACTGGCGACCTCAAGTGCCTCTGGGTCATGACCACCAATCCGGGCCAGTCCCTGCCTAACCTCAATTACTACCGTCCCGGCATGGAGAAGGTCTTCCTGGTGGTGTCGGAGGCTTATCATCCCACCCGCACTTCGGAACTGGCAGATGTGGTGCTGCCTGCCGCTCTCTGGATGGAAAAGGAAGGCGTCTACGGCAACGGCGAGCGCCGCACCAACCATATCGCCAAGGCTGTGGAGCCTCCCGGTGAGGCCAGGTCTGACCTGGAGACCATCATCGACTTCGGCAAGCGCATGGGCTTTGAGAAGCTGGTGCCTTTCAAGACCCCGGAGGAGGTTTGGGCAGAGTATCAGAAGTGCCAGGCTGGCACGGATATGCAGATGGCTTCCTACAGGCGCCTGCGTGAAGGCCACGGCTTCACCTGGCCTGTGGCGCCGGACCCCGACAGTTCCCCCGAGACATATATCCGCTATGCGGAGGGGTATGATCCTTATGTGAAGGAGGGGGAGGGCATCAAGTTCTACTGCCGCAAGAACAACAGGGCTGTCATCTACGCACGGCCTCAGATTGACGCTCAGGAAATGCCTGATGCAGAATATCCCTTCTTCCTCACCACGGGCCGCATGCTGGAGCATTGGCATACTGCCACTATGACGGGCAACGTGCCGGAGCTGAAAAACGCTGCTCCTGAGATGTATGTTGAAGTCAACGAGGAGGATGCCAAGCGCCTGGGCATCAGTGAGGGCGATCTGGTGAACATCACCTCCCGCCGGGCCACCTGCAAGTTCAAGGCCAAGATTAACGGCCGCGGCAAGCCCATGCCGGGGCTGGTGTACGTCTCCTTCCACGACCCGGAAGACGACCGCCTGATCAACAAGGTGCTGCTGGATGCTTTCGATCCCGGTTCCAAGCAGCCGGAGTACAAGGTCTGCGCTGTGCAGATTGCCAAGGCATAA
- a CDS encoding NapC/NirT family cytochrome c, whose amino-acid sequence MSLGDKQVKLKHIAMAGIACIVAFTAAYGMIEATNQNTFCGEQCHEMDPMYVTWQHSNHKNVDCADCHEQPGFTGLVKSKMKGTQELILHVTGNVPDPIKLQNTNEVNCYNCHQDKIKEAEVAGPRKDPHTAKHFENGMNCVTCHTGIVHNDAANQVLPSRERCYTCHLDAMGSL is encoded by the coding sequence ATGAGTCTGGGAGACAAGCAAGTAAAGCTGAAGCACATTGCCATGGCAGGCATTGCCTGCATCGTGGCCTTCACGGCGGCCTACGGCATGATTGAGGCCACCAATCAGAATACCTTCTGCGGAGAGCAGTGCCATGAGATGGACCCCATGTATGTCACCTGGCAGCACTCCAACCATAAGAATGTGGACTGCGCCGACTGCCATGAGCAGCCTGGTTTTACAGGTCTGGTGAAGTCCAAGATGAAGGGCACCCAGGAACTTATCCTCCATGTGACGGGCAACGTCCCCGACCCCATCAAGCTGCAGAATACCAATGAGGTGAACTGCTACAACTGCCATCAGGACAAAATCAAGGAAGCAGAGGTGGCCGGGCCCCGCAAGGATCCCCATACTGCCAAGCATTTTGAGAACGGCATGAACTGTGTCACCTGCCATACCGGCATTGTGCATAACGATGCCGCCAATCAGGTGCTGCCCAGCCGTGAGCGCTGCTACACCTGTCATCTTGATGCCATGGGTTCGCTTTGA
- a CDS encoding 4Fe-4S binding protein: MMKVKIIRKIVQVFFLVILLLPIWYTDLLWYGTYISADLMGLELTDPLTVLEITLASKSLWGPLLLSALPLTLAAVLLGRVFCSFVCPLNFLLELLPRDKKKPLQDKRWPLWSLIFVLCLALFLSMPVFNIFSPVFALMRMLLFGAGLELLLLLLVVGAGLVWGRKIWCRTLCPLGAIYGLLGMKRLLRVTVDESKCTHCGKCAAVCSMGTAPGRESVDDNMLCTNCGDCIDSCKEGAVSFTFKGKNK; this comes from the coding sequence ATGATGAAAGTAAAGATCATACGGAAAATAGTGCAGGTGTTTTTCCTTGTCATCCTCCTGCTGCCTATCTGGTACACGGATCTCCTGTGGTATGGCACTTATATTTCGGCAGATCTTATGGGACTGGAGCTGACAGACCCGCTGACGGTCTTGGAAATCACTTTGGCCAGCAAGAGCTTGTGGGGGCCTCTCTTATTGTCGGCCCTGCCCTTGACTCTGGCGGCTGTTCTCCTGGGAAGGGTCTTCTGCAGCTTCGTGTGCCCGCTGAATTTCCTGCTGGAACTCTTGCCCAGGGACAAGAAGAAGCCGTTGCAGGACAAGCGTTGGCCTTTGTGGTCTTTGATTTTTGTACTGTGCCTCGCCCTGTTCTTGTCTATGCCGGTGTTCAACATTTTCTCCCCGGTCTTCGCCCTGATGCGCATGCTGCTGTTCGGGGCAGGGCTTGAGCTGCTGCTTTTGCTTCTAGTGGTGGGAGCAGGCCTTGTCTGGGGCAGGAAAATCTGGTGCCGCACCCTTTGCCCCTTGGGGGCCATCTATGGTCTTCTGGGGATGAAGCGGCTGCTGAGGGTGACGGTGGATGAGAGCAAGTGCACCCACTGTGGCAAGTGCGCCGCCGTGTGCAGCATGGGCACGGCCCCGGGCAGGGAGTCCGTAGATGATAATATGTTGTGTACTAACTGCGGGGATTGCATTGACAGTTGCAAGGAGGGGGCGGTGAGCTTTACATTCAAGGGGAAAAACAAGTGA
- a CDS encoding 4Fe-4S dicluster domain-containing protein yields the protein MERRAFIKMVFGGGILGILMGAGKAVSADEGLIRPPGAEPEELFLGTCARCGKCAEICPRGCIKIAHGEQGVAIGTPYIVPVENYCDLCLKCIDVCTAGALKSVEKEKVRMGLAQIDKDLCLARKGEDCRVCHAACPFYDKAIKLEDYKYPTVDPDYCTGCGRCENVCIASPQKAATVKPRGD from the coding sequence ATGGAAAGGAGGGCTTTTATCAAGATGGTATTTGGCGGCGGAATACTGGGCATTCTTATGGGAGCGGGAAAAGCTGTTTCGGCTGATGAGGGGCTGATCAGGCCTCCTGGGGCAGAGCCGGAGGAGCTTTTCCTGGGCACCTGCGCCCGCTGCGGCAAGTGCGCCGAAATCTGTCCCCGGGGCTGCATCAAGATTGCTCATGGGGAGCAGGGGGTGGCCATCGGCACGCCCTATATCGTGCCGGTGGAAAATTACTGCGACCTTTGCCTGAAGTGCATCGATGTCTGTACGGCGGGGGCCCTGAAGTCCGTGGAGAAGGAAAAGGTGCGCATGGGGCTGGCCCAGATTGACAAGGATTTGTGCCTGGCCCGCAAGGGGGAGGACTGCCGGGTTTGCCACGCGGCCTGTCCTTTCTATGACAAGGCCATCAAGCTGGAGGATTATAAGTATCCCACGGTGGACCCGGACTACTGCACCGGCTGCGGCCGCTGCGAGAATGTCTGCATCGCCAGCCCCCAGAAGGCCGCCACTGTGAAGCCCAGAGGGGATTGA
- a CDS encoding chaperone NapD, with amino-acid sequence MALGSMIMKIRPEAEHGLRTRLEQMPGVSVEEKSPQGDLILLVEAENLGALHKLSQEIEKVEGVLGLYPSYITTEDEDA; translated from the coding sequence ATGGCACTTGGCAGCATGATAATGAAGATAAGGCCTGAAGCAGAACACGGCCTGCGCACCAGACTGGAGCAAATGCCAGGGGTCAGCGTGGAGGAAAAATCTCCCCAGGGAGATCTTATCCTGCTGGTGGAGGCAGAGAACCTGGGGGCTTTGCACAAGCTCAGCCAGGAGATAGAAAAAGTTGAGGGGGTGCTGGGGCTTTATCCCAGCTATATCACAACAGAAGATGAGGATGCTTGA
- a CDS encoding EamA family transporter → MWIVLALLSAVFAALTAILAKVGIEGVNSHLATAIRTVVVLVMAWGMVFLLNVQHGIGDISRKCWIFLILSGFATGASWLCYFKALQMGETSAVVAVDKLSVVLTLVLAIVFLHEEFTMKSSLGAALITAGTWMMIK, encoded by the coding sequence ATGTGGATAGTATTAGCACTGCTTTCAGCCGTATTTGCGGCTCTTACTGCTATTTTGGCCAAGGTGGGGATTGAAGGTGTCAATTCGCATCTGGCAACAGCCATTCGCACAGTAGTGGTGCTGGTTATGGCCTGGGGAATGGTCTTCCTGCTCAATGTGCAGCATGGCATCGGTGATATCAGCAGGAAATGCTGGATTTTCCTGATTTTGTCGGGGTTTGCTACAGGAGCTTCGTGGCTTTGCTACTTCAAGGCCCTGCAGATGGGAGAGACTTCGGCAGTGGTGGCGGTAGATAAACTGAGTGTGGTTCTGACTCTGGTGCTGGCGATAGTTTTCCTCCATGAGGAATTCACCATGAAATCTTCTTTGGGCGCAGCTCTTATTACAGCAGGAACCTGGATGATGATAAAATAG
- a CDS encoding 4Fe-4S binding protein, whose product MEKTAMQRAKLKRYAVVDREYCAACGACEAVCPRGAIVVWKGSFSVVDDDLCVGCGRCSAECPASAISIEVRA is encoded by the coding sequence ATGGAAAAGACAGCTATGCAAAGGGCAAAACTCAAAAGATATGCAGTGGTAGACCGTGAGTACTGCGCAGCCTGCGGGGCTTGCGAGGCAGTTTGCCCGCGGGGGGCCATCGTTGTTTGGAAAGGCAGTTTCTCCGTGGTAGATGATGATCTCTGTGTTGGCTGCGGGCGATGCAGCGCTGAATGCCCGGCTTCTGCCATCAGCATCGAGGTGAGAGCATGA
- a CDS encoding methyl-accepting chemotaxis protein, which produces MGNETIAYLIKQLLNKVFIIVSAVAFIIMISLYLFTDYAAVVNDAGIVRGGSQRIVKQVLAGTDAAQLIEKNEGILKRLQGEMRLGSFQDRRDEVEKYWNSEIKPAISEYQQSKNPAGLLEKSEKYFELTNNMVASAQHMVDIMAYFLYVLLIGFAAAVGIYLRNVYAIFSQRVVTPIHELEDSFNKLAEGHLSQKFSYERHDEIGVLYGLLNKTRKALLDYVQDIEKNLSCMASGDLVTSTNMQYIGDYLPIQTNLDKIRQTLCNEMHSIVEMADHVAVSAGEVSKVSQSLAEGAMAQNETVQNLQTKIQEAIEENAKVETYVNDALEARKTTKDRIGDSRHQMDNVVTAMQEIGHASEQIRTILSTLDEITGQTALLSLNASIEAARAGEAGRGFAVVAENVRKLAEQSAASTQNIQQLISNALAAIDRGTEVVNKAAESLASTSQNTQVVDAAFQKMKEQSVAQQHKMEAVSSLSQDILGVVTDNSAVSEECAASSTELSSFSNSLKESIGKFRTH; this is translated from the coding sequence ATGGGTAACGAAACCATAGCCTATCTGATCAAGCAGCTGTTGAACAAGGTTTTCATCATTGTAAGCGCTGTAGCCTTCATCATCATGATCAGCCTGTATCTTTTCACAGATTACGCAGCAGTGGTCAATGATGCTGGCATCGTGCGCGGCGGCAGCCAGCGCATCGTCAAGCAGGTGCTGGCCGGCACCGATGCCGCCCAGCTCATAGAGAAGAATGAGGGCATCCTGAAACGCCTGCAGGGAGAAATGCGCCTGGGCAGCTTCCAGGACAGGCGGGATGAGGTGGAAAAATACTGGAACAGTGAGATAAAGCCCGCCATTTCTGAATACCAGCAAAGCAAGAATCCTGCCGGGCTGCTGGAGAAAAGCGAGAAATACTTCGAGCTGACCAACAACATGGTAGCTTCTGCCCAGCACATGGTGGACATCATGGCCTATTTCCTCTATGTACTGCTCATCGGCTTCGCCGCAGCGGTGGGAATTTATCTGCGCAATGTCTACGCCATCTTCAGCCAGCGGGTAGTCACCCCCATCCATGAACTGGAAGACAGCTTCAACAAACTGGCCGAAGGGCATCTTTCCCAGAAGTTCTCCTATGAGCGCCATGACGAAATCGGTGTCCTCTACGGTCTGCTGAACAAGACCCGCAAGGCCCTACTGGATTATGTGCAGGATATTGAGAAGAACCTCAGCTGCATGGCCTCAGGGGATCTGGTCACCAGCACCAATATGCAATACATCGGCGACTACCTGCCCATCCAGACCAATCTGGACAAAATACGCCAGACCCTCTGCAACGAAATGCATTCCATAGTAGAGATGGCAGACCATGTGGCCGTCAGCGCCGGGGAAGTATCAAAAGTATCCCAGAGCCTGGCAGAAGGAGCCATGGCCCAGAACGAGACAGTGCAGAATCTGCAGACCAAGATCCAGGAAGCCATCGAGGAAAATGCCAAGGTGGAAACATACGTCAACGATGCCCTGGAAGCCAGGAAGACCACCAAAGACCGCATCGGTGACAGCCGCCATCAGATGGACAATGTGGTGACGGCCATGCAGGAAATCGGCCATGCTTCCGAGCAGATACGCACCATCCTCAGCACCCTGGACGAAATCACCGGGCAGACAGCCCTGCTGTCCCTCAACGCCTCCATCGAGGCCGCCCGGGCCGGCGAGGCAGGCCGCGGCTTTGCGGTGGTAGCCGAGAACGTGCGCAAGCTGGCCGAGCAGTCCGCCGCCTCCACCCAGAATATCCAGCAGCTCATCTCCAACGCTCTGGCTGCCATCGACAGGGGCACGGAAGTAGTGAACAAAGCCGCCGAGTCCCTGGCCAGCACCTCCCAGAACACCCAGGTGGTGGATGCAGCCTTCCAGAAGATGAAGGAACAGAGCGTCGCCCAGCAGCACAAGATGGAAGCCGTCAGTTCCCTCTCCCAGGACATCCTGGGGGTAGTCACGGACAACTCTGCCGTCTCCGAAGAATGCGCCGCCTCCAGTACGGAGCTTTCCAGTTTCTCCAACTCTCTGAAAGAAAGCATCGGCAAGTTCCGCACACATTGA
- the modA gene encoding molybdate ABC transporter substrate-binding protein translates to MKKLAAALLATAALLSLGCGSEQAGKSERVPDNKAIELHVAAAASLTDAMKEVAEAYKAEHPEVTLTFNFGSSGALQQAIENGGETDLFFSAAQKQMNALEKSDNLAAGTRKDLLENSVVLIVPRDSKIELASFADLTRPELKHIALGEPKGVPVGQYTEEILTKLDILDQVKEKAVYGSDVRQVLSWVAAGEADCGIVYATDAAIDPNVRVAAKAPEGSHKPVIYPAAVIKGTKHPDEAKAFLDFTSSDTAKAIFEKYGFVCK, encoded by the coding sequence ATGAAAAAACTTGCAGCCGCCTTGCTCGCAACAGCTGCCCTGCTCAGCCTTGGCTGCGGCAGTGAACAGGCGGGAAAATCTGAGCGGGTACCGGACAACAAGGCCATTGAGCTCCATGTGGCGGCAGCCGCCAGCCTGACGGATGCCATGAAGGAAGTGGCGGAAGCCTACAAGGCAGAGCACCCGGAAGTGACCCTCACCTTCAACTTCGGCAGCAGCGGCGCCCTGCAGCAGGCCATTGAGAACGGCGGCGAGACAGACCTCTTCTTCTCCGCCGCCCAGAAGCAGATGAACGCCCTGGAGAAGTCGGACAACCTGGCCGCAGGCACCCGCAAGGACCTGCTGGAAAATTCCGTGGTGCTGATCGTGCCCCGGGACAGCAAAATCGAACTGGCTTCCTTTGCAGACCTCACCAGACCGGAACTGAAGCATATCGCCCTGGGTGAGCCCAAAGGGGTGCCCGTGGGACAGTATACAGAAGAAATCCTCACCAAGCTGGACATCCTTGACCAAGTGAAGGAAAAGGCCGTCTACGGCTCCGATGTGCGGCAGGTGCTCTCCTGGGTGGCTGCCGGGGAAGCTGACTGCGGCATAGTCTACGCCACGGACGCAGCCATTGACCCCAATGTAAGGGTGGCCGCCAAAGCCCCGGAGGGCAGCCACAAGCCCGTCATCTACCCCGCCGCCGTCATCAAGGGCACGAAGCATCCCGACGAGGCCAAGGCTTTCCTGGACTTCACCAGTTCCGATACGGCCAAGGCAATTTTTGAGAAGTACGGATTTGTATGCAAGTGA
- a CDS encoding ATP-binding cassette domain-containing protein, with protein MELTVFLEKKLRDFTLQADFTVRDEVFALLGASGCGKSMTLKCIAGIEKPDKGRIMLDGQVLFDSEKGIDLPPQKRQMGYLFQNYALFPNMTVAENLRFVMKEDSGNKVPKLLQRFQLEGLENAYPAALSGGQQQRVAFARILASEAKLLLLDEPFSALDSYLKWQLETELMDMLPAYGGTALLVSHDRGEVYRLADKIAVINRGQMEPPAKKKELFRHPKTLSATLLTGCKNISAAQREDGSHIYAADWKLSLKTSTEPPSGTKYAGIRAHFLDPREGAEGENVFSMEVVRVIEDTFSFIVMIRPAGQDAAPIRWELEKKDWQRLSGRELFIYFPPEAIMLLES; from the coding sequence ATGGAACTTACAGTTTTTCTAGAAAAAAAGCTCAGAGACTTCACCCTGCAGGCTGATTTCACCGTCAGGGATGAAGTCTTTGCCCTGCTGGGGGCTTCGGGCTGCGGCAAGAGCATGACCCTCAAGTGCATCGCGGGCATTGAAAAGCCTGACAAAGGCCGCATCATGCTGGACGGGCAGGTCCTCTTTGACAGCGAGAAGGGCATAGACCTGCCACCGCAGAAGCGGCAGATGGGCTACCTCTTCCAGAACTACGCCCTCTTCCCCAATATGACCGTAGCGGAAAACCTGCGCTTTGTCATGAAGGAAGATAGCGGGAATAAGGTACCAAAACTATTGCAGCGCTTCCAGCTGGAAGGACTGGAAAACGCCTATCCTGCCGCCCTCTCCGGGGGGCAGCAGCAGCGGGTGGCTTTCGCCCGCATCCTGGCTTCGGAGGCAAAGCTCCTGTTGCTGGACGAGCCCTTTTCAGCTTTGGACAGCTATCTCAAATGGCAACTGGAAACGGAGCTGATGGACATGCTGCCTGCCTACGGCGGCACAGCCCTGCTGGTATCCCATGACCGGGGAGAGGTCTACCGGCTGGCAGACAAGATTGCCGTCATCAACCGGGGACAGATGGAGCCTCCTGCGAAGAAGAAGGAACTCTTCCGCCACCCCAAAACCCTCTCAGCCACCCTGCTGACAGGCTGCAAGAATATCTCCGCCGCCCAGCGTGAGGACGGGAGCCATATCTACGCGGCAGACTGGAAACTGTCCCTGAAGACCTCAACAGAACCGCCCTCAGGGACAAAATACGCGGGCATACGAGCCCACTTCCTGGATCCAAGGGAAGGGGCGGAAGGCGAGAATGTCTTTTCCATGGAAGTTGTGCGGGTGATAGAAGACACCTTCTCTTTCATAGTCATGATACGGCCTGCAGGCCAAGATGCCGCCCCTATTCGTTGGGAACTTGAGAAAAAAGACTGGCAGCGGCTCTCAGGCAGGGAATTATTCATCTACTTCCCCCCCGAAGCCATCATGCTGCTGGAAAGCTAA
- the modB gene encoding molybdate ABC transporter permease subunit has protein sequence MEWSPLIVTLETAVTATFITFFLGIGLAYGVVRLKRGQGLMDALITLPMVLPPTVVGFFLLLAFGKRSAIGQLLLQFDITLVFTWKAAVIAAVVVSLPLMYRTARGAFEQLDRNIIYAARTLGVSEWRIFWHILIPNARHGILAGLVLAFTRALGEFGATIMFAGNIPGRTQTMSTAIYAAVQANDYDLAGKWAMSLVVFSLIFVLAMNMWLNKKTV, from the coding sequence ATGGAATGGAGCCCCCTTATCGTCACACTGGAAACAGCTGTCACTGCCACCTTCATCACCTTCTTCCTGGGGATTGGCCTTGCTTATGGTGTAGTGCGCCTGAAGCGGGGCCAGGGGCTGATGGACGCATTGATCACCCTGCCCATGGTGCTGCCCCCCACGGTGGTGGGCTTTTTCCTGCTGCTGGCCTTCGGCAAGCGCAGCGCCATCGGTCAGCTCCTGCTGCAGTTTGACATCACCCTGGTGTTCACCTGGAAAGCAGCAGTCATCGCCGCCGTAGTGGTATCCCTGCCGCTCATGTACCGCACAGCCCGGGGGGCTTTCGAGCAGCTGGACAGGAACATCATCTACGCCGCCCGCACCCTGGGGGTATCCGAGTGGCGCATCTTCTGGCATATCCTCATTCCCAATGCCCGCCACGGCATCCTGGCAGGGCTGGTGCTGGCCTTCACCCGGGCCCTGGGAGAGTTCGGCGCCACCATCATGTTCGCCGGCAATATCCCCGGCCGCACCCAGACCATGTCCACTGCCATCTACGCCGCTGTCCAGGCCAATGATTATGATTTGGCAGGGAAGTGGGCTATGAGCCTGGTAGTGTTTTCATTGATATTTGTGTTGGCTATGAATATGTGGCTCAACAAAAAAACTGTTTAG
- a CDS encoding molybdopterin-binding protein produces MKEIKTTEAVGHILCHDLTQIIKGVTKDARFRKGHIVTEEDIPVLLSMGKEHLFVWENDGTLLHEDEAAEILRSLAQNKGMNASAPKEGKIELTAEYDGVLEVDVERLDNLNDLEDIAIATLPQYMPVKAGTKLAGMRVIPLVIAKEKMEQAKSAAGSTPLLELHPYKSMKVGVVTTGSEVYNGLIKDTFTPVIEAKLKKFGLKMDEHRLSDDGIECTLEKIRELIGLGMDMIICTGGMSVDPDDKTPAAIKATGAKIITYGAPVLPGAMFLLSYYENEGKKIPILGLPGCVMYAATTIFDIVLPRLAAGIEVTRKDIRHLGAGGLCQNCQVCHYPNCGFGK; encoded by the coding sequence ATGAAAGAAATCAAGACCACCGAAGCCGTAGGCCATATCCTTTGCCACGACCTCACCCAGATCATCAAGGGCGTCACCAAGGACGCCCGCTTCCGCAAGGGGCATATCGTCACTGAGGAAGATATCCCCGTGCTGCTTTCCATGGGCAAGGAACACCTCTTTGTCTGGGAAAATGACGGCACCCTGCTCCATGAAGACGAGGCCGCTGAGATTCTCCGCAGCCTTGCACAGAACAAGGGCATGAACGCCTCTGCCCCCAAGGAAGGCAAAATCGAACTCACGGCAGAATATGACGGCGTGCTGGAAGTCGATGTCGAACGCCTGGACAACCTCAATGACCTGGAGGATATCGCCATCGCCACCCTGCCCCAATATATGCCCGTAAAAGCCGGTACGAAACTGGCAGGCATGAGGGTGATTCCTTTGGTCATTGCCAAAGAGAAAATGGAGCAAGCCAAGTCAGCAGCAGGCAGTACGCCCCTGCTGGAACTTCACCCATACAAGTCAATGAAAGTGGGCGTAGTCACTACTGGCAGCGAAGTCTATAACGGACTTATCAAAGACACCTTCACCCCTGTCATCGAAGCCAAGCTGAAAAAATTTGGCCTCAAGATGGACGAGCACCGCCTGTCCGATGACGGGATAGAATGCACCCTTGAGAAAATCCGTGAACTTATTGGCCTGGGCATGGATATGATCATCTGCACCGGCGGCATGAGCGTTGACCCGGACGACAAGACCCCCGCCGCCATCAAAGCCACTGGCGCCAAAATCATCACCTACGGCGCCCCGGTGCTGCCCGGTGCCATGTTCCTGCTCTCCTACTACGAGAATGAAGGAAAGAAAATCCCCATCCTGGGGCTGCCCGGCTGTGTCATGTACGCCGCCACCACTATCTTTGACATTGTACTGCCCCGACTGGCAGCAGGAATAGAAGTGACCAGGAAAGATATCCGCCATCTGGGAGCAGGAGGACTTTGCCAGAATTGCCAGGTCTGCCACTATCCCAACTGCGGCTTTGGAAAGTGA